The Bombus pascuorum chromosome 9, iyBomPasc1.1, whole genome shotgun sequence genome has a window encoding:
- the LOC132910358 gene encoding rab3 GTPase-activating protein non-catalytic subunit isoform X2, whose product MVKLPKKIMFFSEWITSIICLPLLSLGKASSGTNPDWTCIIVGFNTGFIKFYTETGALLFGEQLHNEPVVGLKCQSFRSPKHVGDIGLAEEVHVTYNSVVCVLQGFPLFSTLRACRNYLARVQANCDDLPPITNLSYKKWGYKSQDIVNDSEVIGTTSVNSFDHLMTASICGGYNASYRSSAPQHNLVLVTGKRPFVGFHYALEGGSAPVLSDVAIAMASKLANAIGTAVPWLPLNWGNSKHQASLEASKTSTHEPVEPMTCRFGLSDVMREGYSIISSPNKALSVILDAMGRVLLVDNRYCIATRMWKGYRDAQCGWIEVEEEKHSGMHKAFTKFKQTPQLRSAFFLVIYAPKKGVIDIWSTQQGPKITTFTASKHGRLLYINYGLLGVNDNVHLSKNKPQYSCVFMDPLGGLKEITVPFHFALNSKNGKRARDIHILKKLKTFLREEDFEHEKLISEIESVCSDLKSNEIKVQTLEMLMSNKNIIPDALLAATNCFIKKLDEYEKEEMEPTTKTLYLLTTQLQQIINFYKHIKSQYDTPEYNVSIDDNNTSLPLTLLTTEKEVHRIFELFNKVNSYTCSDSNTECRVKFKEDGRIFLDFLSCFEFGTSGFIDIKKDIKSEKEHQISQLMYKGCVYSYDRIETWKEVAKSSNIQPFVFMKFALIYWLNKKRDVSLELELKQFTQLLNAICSIASVKEICAEYNEISLWWKKVRNILLDSTNPFNALTAALMCRAVAMSVEKYREKCNNETEDNNVQEEKGIKNENDLKEIKQHQDSVNNLKSDDEAYNLTNEWEDITKDTCQFTLLIANLEDIAILDAIVSQEPLSDTTTQFFALPFVKFDISLGSVLSKGKGSVSEIVAKWITSTGIDPSQLVDTTDTEFDHTRPTNDSLEVLNSSDEVCNVGDVSQSNVEKPLSESLDTESEEKDTTNANKCILERIKLLKGHFPYSLTTSVLLANICWEFAMSWNKDISQLKSLEAALCVLRQIPMKRMRHGVCCLLWSVHIKKRMEAVAKLINKLGKLPKERLCMQEIGLSDAQAVIFLQDCVTFLEIFIDSEMLEVGQNIVIKSEELWEACTSGPQPFAALAISQAPAWYDLIMLHLQLANVLHMIAHFNLKVLKPLNNLFDSVVQPYFFQSMADKVMLTWYRDDKRDNLRTTFLCRIINASMDFIHQETTDGKMSSSMQAIQWMSKCHTLASIWKISNDELRIHQVCQLYVIGFDRLAEEVVTAVNDVEKLAEDLLPIAGRRLMAYLSKSPDLLEEVSRISPALTKYLESLDVPDVIYTNCSNDDTIELIRRVSRHLPETHSNYHLAQLMLDAVFIYEGTT is encoded by the exons ATGGTGAAGTTGCCAAAAAAGATAA TGTTTTTTAGTGAATGGATAACATCCATAATCTGTTTACCATTATTGTCATTGGGAAAAGCTAGCAGCGGCACTAATCCAGATTGGACATGTATTATAGTTGGTTTTAATACTGGTTTTATCAAGTTTTACACGGAA acaGGTGCATTATTATTTGGAGAACAATTGCATAATGAACCAGTTGTAGGATTAAAATGTCAATCTTTTCGTTCACCTAAACACGTAGGTGATATTGGTTTGGCTGAAGAAGTTCATGTGACATACAATAGTGTTGTGTGTGTCTTGCAAGGTTTTCCCTTGTTTTCCACATTAAGGGcatgtagaaattatttagcTAGAg TTCAAGCAAACTGTGATGATCTACCAcctattacaaatttatcatataaGAAATGGGGTTATAAAAGCCAAGATATTGTAAATGATTCAGAAGTAATTGGTACTACTTCTGTAAATAGCTTTGATCATCTAATGACAGCTTCAATTTGTGGTGGATATAACGCATCTTATAGATCTAGTGCACCACAGCATAATTTAGTTCTTGTAACTGGTAAACGTCCATTTGTTGGTTTTCATTATGCCTTAGAAGGTGGTTCAGCTCCAGTTCTATCAGATGTTGCAATAGCAATGGCCAGCAAACTAGCAAATGCTATTGGAACTGCTGTTCC TTGGCTTCCTCTCAATTGGGGAAATTCAAAACATCAGGCATCGCTTGAAGCATCAAAAACTAGTACTCATGAACCAGTTGAACCAATGACTTGTAGGTTTGGCTTAAGTGATGTTATGAGAGAGGGTTATTCGATAATATCCAGTCCAAATAAAGCACTGTCAGTAATATTAGATGCAATGGGCAGAGTATTATTAGTAGATAACAGATACTGCATAGCTACAAGAATGTGGAAAGGTTATAGAGATGCACAATGTGGTTGGATTGAAGTGGAGGAAGAAAAACATTCTGGAATGCACAAAGCATTTACTAAGTTTAAACAGACTCCGCAATTACGTTCTGCtttctttttagttatttatgCTCCAAAAAAAGGTGTAATAGACATATGGAGTACTCAACAAGGTCCTAAAATTACTACATTTACTGCTAGTAAACATGGACG ATTACTTTATATCAATTATGGTCTTCTTGGTGTAAATGATAATGTACATCTATCAAAAAATAAACCACAATATTCGTGTGTATTTATGGATCCACTTGGAGGTCTGAAGGAAATTACAGTACCATTTCATTTTGCTCTTAATAGTAAAAATGGGAAAAGAGCGcgtgatatacatatacttaaaaaattgaaaacatttttacgaGAAGAGGACTTTGAACatgagaaattaatatcaGAAATTGAGAGTGTGTGTTCAGATTTGAAgagtaatgaaataaaagtacaaaCATTGGAAATGTTAatgtcaaataaaaatattattcctgATGCTTTACTCGCAGCTACaaattgttttatcaaaaAGCTAGATGAATATG aaaaagaagaaatggaaCCTACAACAAAAacactttatttattaacaacaCAGTTACAGCaaataattaacttttataaGCATATTAAATCTCAGTATGATACACCAGAGTATAATGTTTCTATAGATGATAATAATACAAGTTTACCTTTGACTTTGTTAACTACTGAAAAAGAAGTGCACAGAATTTTTGAATtgtttaataaagtaaatagtTACACGTGTTCAGATTCTAACACAGAATGTAGAGTAAAATTTAAAGAGgatggaagaatatttttagattttttatcTTGTTTCGAATTTGGAACATCAGgatttatagatattaaaaaagacataaaatcagaaaaagaaCATCAGATTT CTCAATTAATGTATAAAGGCTGCGTATATTCTTACGATAGAATTGAGACATGGAAAGAAGTCGCTAAGAGTAGTAACATTCAACCATTtgttttcatgaaatttgCTTTAATATACTGGCTTAATAAGAAACGGGACGTATCTTTAGAACTAGAGCTAAAACAATTTACGCAGCTCTTAAATGCTATTTGCTCAATAGCCA GTGTTAAAGAGATATGTGcagaatataatgaaatatctttgtGGTGGAAAAAGGTTCGTAATATTCTTTTGGATTCAACAAATCCATTTAATGCACTTACTGCTGCTTTGATGTGCAGAGCTGTTGCAATGTCTGTAGAAAAGTATAGAGAAAAGTGCAATAACGAAACTGAGGATAATAATgttcaagaagaaaaaggtaTCAAAAATGAGAATGATTTGAAAGAGATAAAGCAGCATCAAGACTCTGTTAACAATTTAAAATCAGACGATGAAGCGTATAACTTGACAAATGAATGGGAAGATATTACTAAAGATACTTGTCAATTTACGTTGCTTATTGCAAATCTTGAGGATATTGCGATTTTAGATGCTATTGTAAG cCAAGAACCTCTATCAGATACTACAACGCAATTTTTTGCACTaccatttgtaaaatttgatatatcttTAGGATCTGTTCTCTCAAAAGGGAAAG GTTCTGTATCGGAGATAGTTGCAAAATGGATTACTTCTACGGGTATTGATCCTTCTCAATTAGTAGATACAACAGATACGGAATTCGATCACACACGTCCAACAAATGATTCTTTAGAAGTACTGAATTCTTCAGACGAAGTTTGTAACGTCGGTGATGTTTCACAGTCTAATGTAGAAAAGCCTCTTTCAGAATCTCTTGATACAGAAAGCGAAGAGAAAGATACTACAAATgctaataaatgtattttag aaagaattaaattattaaaaggtCATTTTCCATACAGTTTGACAACCAGTGTTCTGCTAGCTAATATCTGTTGGGAATTTGCTATGTCGTGGAATAAAGATATTTCGCAATTAAAGTCGCTCGAAGCTGCATTATGTGTTTTACGACAAATACCAATGAAACGTATGAGGCATG GTGTTTGTTGCTTATTATGGTCAGTTCATATAAAAAAACGAATGGAAGCAgttgcaaaattaattaataagcTTGGAAAACTGCCAAAAGAGAGATTATGTATGCAGGAAATCGGTTTATCTGATGCTCAAGCAGTTATATTTCTACAAGATTGTGTcacatttttagaaatattcatCGAT TCTGAAATGCTCGAAGTAGGAcagaatattgtaattaaatcgGAAGAACTATGGGAAGCATGCACTTCCGGCCCACAACCCTTCGCTGCATTAGCTATTTCTCAAGCACCCGCTTGGTACGATCTAATCATGTTACATCTACAATTAGCTAATGTCTTACATATGATAGCGcattttaatttgaaagttCTAAAACCATTGAATAATTTGTTTGATTCTGTG GTACAGCCATACTTCTTCCAATCAATGGCAGACAAAGTAATGCTAACATGGTACAGAGACGATAAAAGAGATAATTTAAGAACCACATTTTTATGCCGAATAATTAATGCATCAATGGATTTTATCCATCAAGAAACAACAGATGGTAAAATGAGTAGTTCGATGCAAGCTATTCAATGGATGAGTAaatgtcatacgttagcaTCTATTTGGAAAATAAGTAACGATGAACTAAGGATACATCAAGTTTGTCAATTATATGTGATTGGTTTTGACCGACTAGCAGAGGAA GTTGTTACAGCTGTAAACGATGTTGAGAAATTAGCAGAGGATCTTCTGCCGATTGCTGGGAGAAGATTGATGGCATATCTTTCAAAATCACCTGATCTTTTAGAGGAAGTTTCTCGTATAAGTCCAGCTCTTACTAAGTACTTGGAAAGTCTT GACGTGCCGGACGTAATTTACACGAATTGTTCGAACGATGACACTATCGAATTGATACGACGAGTCTCGAGACATTTGCCCGAAACACACTCTAATTATCATCTTGCGCAATTAATGTTAGATGCGGTGTTTATTTACGAGGGAACGACATGA
- the LOC132910358 gene encoding rab3 GTPase-activating protein non-catalytic subunit isoform X1 codes for MSCQIKGIANLTNTSNIKELLFGDSTRRHDIPQDELPLQDCFISLSSTGDVLAMANNTKMIILISRWDSLEPDEAKNKFHMIWYGEVAKKDNEWITSIICLPLLSLGKASSGTNPDWTCIIVGFNTGFIKFYTETGALLFGEQLHNEPVVGLKCQSFRSPKHVGDIGLAEEVHVTYNSVVCVLQGFPLFSTLRACRNYLARVQANCDDLPPITNLSYKKWGYKSQDIVNDSEVIGTTSVNSFDHLMTASICGGYNASYRSSAPQHNLVLVTGKRPFVGFHYALEGGSAPVLSDVAIAMASKLANAIGTAVPWLPLNWGNSKHQASLEASKTSTHEPVEPMTCRFGLSDVMREGYSIISSPNKALSVILDAMGRVLLVDNRYCIATRMWKGYRDAQCGWIEVEEEKHSGMHKAFTKFKQTPQLRSAFFLVIYAPKKGVIDIWSTQQGPKITTFTASKHGRLLYINYGLLGVNDNVHLSKNKPQYSCVFMDPLGGLKEITVPFHFALNSKNGKRARDIHILKKLKTFLREEDFEHEKLISEIESVCSDLKSNEIKVQTLEMLMSNKNIIPDALLAATNCFIKKLDEYEKEEMEPTTKTLYLLTTQLQQIINFYKHIKSQYDTPEYNVSIDDNNTSLPLTLLTTEKEVHRIFELFNKVNSYTCSDSNTECRVKFKEDGRIFLDFLSCFEFGTSGFIDIKKDIKSEKEHQISQLMYKGCVYSYDRIETWKEVAKSSNIQPFVFMKFALIYWLNKKRDVSLELELKQFTQLLNAICSIASVKEICAEYNEISLWWKKVRNILLDSTNPFNALTAALMCRAVAMSVEKYREKCNNETEDNNVQEEKGIKNENDLKEIKQHQDSVNNLKSDDEAYNLTNEWEDITKDTCQFTLLIANLEDIAILDAIVSQEPLSDTTTQFFALPFVKFDISLGSVLSKGKGSVSEIVAKWITSTGIDPSQLVDTTDTEFDHTRPTNDSLEVLNSSDEVCNVGDVSQSNVEKPLSESLDTESEEKDTTNANKCILERIKLLKGHFPYSLTTSVLLANICWEFAMSWNKDISQLKSLEAALCVLRQIPMKRMRHGVCCLLWSVHIKKRMEAVAKLINKLGKLPKERLCMQEIGLSDAQAVIFLQDCVTFLEIFIDSEMLEVGQNIVIKSEELWEACTSGPQPFAALAISQAPAWYDLIMLHLQLANVLHMIAHFNLKVLKPLNNLFDSVVQPYFFQSMADKVMLTWYRDDKRDNLRTTFLCRIINASMDFIHQETTDGKMSSSMQAIQWMSKCHTLASIWKISNDELRIHQVCQLYVIGFDRLAEEVVTAVNDVEKLAEDLLPIAGRRLMAYLSKSPDLLEEVSRISPALTKYLESLDVPDVIYTNCSNDDTIELIRRVSRHLPETHSNYHLAQLMLDAVFIYEGTT; via the exons ATGTCTTGTCAAATAAAGGGAATTGCAAATCTAACCAATACAAgcaatattaaagaattactTTTTGGAGATTCTACTAGAAGAC ATGACATTCCACAAGATGAATTACCACTACAAGACTGTTTTATATCATTATCATCAACTGGAGATGTTCTTGCTATGGCAAATAATACAAAGatgattatattaattt caAGGTGGGATTCATTAGAACCAGATGaggcaaaaaataaatttcatatgatATGGTATGGTGAAGTTGCCAAAAAAGATAA TGAATGGATAACATCCATAATCTGTTTACCATTATTGTCATTGGGAAAAGCTAGCAGCGGCACTAATCCAGATTGGACATGTATTATAGTTGGTTTTAATACTGGTTTTATCAAGTTTTACACGGAA acaGGTGCATTATTATTTGGAGAACAATTGCATAATGAACCAGTTGTAGGATTAAAATGTCAATCTTTTCGTTCACCTAAACACGTAGGTGATATTGGTTTGGCTGAAGAAGTTCATGTGACATACAATAGTGTTGTGTGTGTCTTGCAAGGTTTTCCCTTGTTTTCCACATTAAGGGcatgtagaaattatttagcTAGAg TTCAAGCAAACTGTGATGATCTACCAcctattacaaatttatcatataaGAAATGGGGTTATAAAAGCCAAGATATTGTAAATGATTCAGAAGTAATTGGTACTACTTCTGTAAATAGCTTTGATCATCTAATGACAGCTTCAATTTGTGGTGGATATAACGCATCTTATAGATCTAGTGCACCACAGCATAATTTAGTTCTTGTAACTGGTAAACGTCCATTTGTTGGTTTTCATTATGCCTTAGAAGGTGGTTCAGCTCCAGTTCTATCAGATGTTGCAATAGCAATGGCCAGCAAACTAGCAAATGCTATTGGAACTGCTGTTCC TTGGCTTCCTCTCAATTGGGGAAATTCAAAACATCAGGCATCGCTTGAAGCATCAAAAACTAGTACTCATGAACCAGTTGAACCAATGACTTGTAGGTTTGGCTTAAGTGATGTTATGAGAGAGGGTTATTCGATAATATCCAGTCCAAATAAAGCACTGTCAGTAATATTAGATGCAATGGGCAGAGTATTATTAGTAGATAACAGATACTGCATAGCTACAAGAATGTGGAAAGGTTATAGAGATGCACAATGTGGTTGGATTGAAGTGGAGGAAGAAAAACATTCTGGAATGCACAAAGCATTTACTAAGTTTAAACAGACTCCGCAATTACGTTCTGCtttctttttagttatttatgCTCCAAAAAAAGGTGTAATAGACATATGGAGTACTCAACAAGGTCCTAAAATTACTACATTTACTGCTAGTAAACATGGACG ATTACTTTATATCAATTATGGTCTTCTTGGTGTAAATGATAATGTACATCTATCAAAAAATAAACCACAATATTCGTGTGTATTTATGGATCCACTTGGAGGTCTGAAGGAAATTACAGTACCATTTCATTTTGCTCTTAATAGTAAAAATGGGAAAAGAGCGcgtgatatacatatacttaaaaaattgaaaacatttttacgaGAAGAGGACTTTGAACatgagaaattaatatcaGAAATTGAGAGTGTGTGTTCAGATTTGAAgagtaatgaaataaaagtacaaaCATTGGAAATGTTAatgtcaaataaaaatattattcctgATGCTTTACTCGCAGCTACaaattgttttatcaaaaAGCTAGATGAATATG aaaaagaagaaatggaaCCTACAACAAAAacactttatttattaacaacaCAGTTACAGCaaataattaacttttataaGCATATTAAATCTCAGTATGATACACCAGAGTATAATGTTTCTATAGATGATAATAATACAAGTTTACCTTTGACTTTGTTAACTACTGAAAAAGAAGTGCACAGAATTTTTGAATtgtttaataaagtaaatagtTACACGTGTTCAGATTCTAACACAGAATGTAGAGTAAAATTTAAAGAGgatggaagaatatttttagattttttatcTTGTTTCGAATTTGGAACATCAGgatttatagatattaaaaaagacataaaatcagaaaaagaaCATCAGATTT CTCAATTAATGTATAAAGGCTGCGTATATTCTTACGATAGAATTGAGACATGGAAAGAAGTCGCTAAGAGTAGTAACATTCAACCATTtgttttcatgaaatttgCTTTAATATACTGGCTTAATAAGAAACGGGACGTATCTTTAGAACTAGAGCTAAAACAATTTACGCAGCTCTTAAATGCTATTTGCTCAATAGCCA GTGTTAAAGAGATATGTGcagaatataatgaaatatctttgtGGTGGAAAAAGGTTCGTAATATTCTTTTGGATTCAACAAATCCATTTAATGCACTTACTGCTGCTTTGATGTGCAGAGCTGTTGCAATGTCTGTAGAAAAGTATAGAGAAAAGTGCAATAACGAAACTGAGGATAATAATgttcaagaagaaaaaggtaTCAAAAATGAGAATGATTTGAAAGAGATAAAGCAGCATCAAGACTCTGTTAACAATTTAAAATCAGACGATGAAGCGTATAACTTGACAAATGAATGGGAAGATATTACTAAAGATACTTGTCAATTTACGTTGCTTATTGCAAATCTTGAGGATATTGCGATTTTAGATGCTATTGTAAG cCAAGAACCTCTATCAGATACTACAACGCAATTTTTTGCACTaccatttgtaaaatttgatatatcttTAGGATCTGTTCTCTCAAAAGGGAAAG GTTCTGTATCGGAGATAGTTGCAAAATGGATTACTTCTACGGGTATTGATCCTTCTCAATTAGTAGATACAACAGATACGGAATTCGATCACACACGTCCAACAAATGATTCTTTAGAAGTACTGAATTCTTCAGACGAAGTTTGTAACGTCGGTGATGTTTCACAGTCTAATGTAGAAAAGCCTCTTTCAGAATCTCTTGATACAGAAAGCGAAGAGAAAGATACTACAAATgctaataaatgtattttag aaagaattaaattattaaaaggtCATTTTCCATACAGTTTGACAACCAGTGTTCTGCTAGCTAATATCTGTTGGGAATTTGCTATGTCGTGGAATAAAGATATTTCGCAATTAAAGTCGCTCGAAGCTGCATTATGTGTTTTACGACAAATACCAATGAAACGTATGAGGCATG GTGTTTGTTGCTTATTATGGTCAGTTCATATAAAAAAACGAATGGAAGCAgttgcaaaattaattaataagcTTGGAAAACTGCCAAAAGAGAGATTATGTATGCAGGAAATCGGTTTATCTGATGCTCAAGCAGTTATATTTCTACAAGATTGTGTcacatttttagaaatattcatCGAT TCTGAAATGCTCGAAGTAGGAcagaatattgtaattaaatcgGAAGAACTATGGGAAGCATGCACTTCCGGCCCACAACCCTTCGCTGCATTAGCTATTTCTCAAGCACCCGCTTGGTACGATCTAATCATGTTACATCTACAATTAGCTAATGTCTTACATATGATAGCGcattttaatttgaaagttCTAAAACCATTGAATAATTTGTTTGATTCTGTG GTACAGCCATACTTCTTCCAATCAATGGCAGACAAAGTAATGCTAACATGGTACAGAGACGATAAAAGAGATAATTTAAGAACCACATTTTTATGCCGAATAATTAATGCATCAATGGATTTTATCCATCAAGAAACAACAGATGGTAAAATGAGTAGTTCGATGCAAGCTATTCAATGGATGAGTAaatgtcatacgttagcaTCTATTTGGAAAATAAGTAACGATGAACTAAGGATACATCAAGTTTGTCAATTATATGTGATTGGTTTTGACCGACTAGCAGAGGAA GTTGTTACAGCTGTAAACGATGTTGAGAAATTAGCAGAGGATCTTCTGCCGATTGCTGGGAGAAGATTGATGGCATATCTTTCAAAATCACCTGATCTTTTAGAGGAAGTTTCTCGTATAAGTCCAGCTCTTACTAAGTACTTGGAAAGTCTT GACGTGCCGGACGTAATTTACACGAATTGTTCGAACGATGACACTATCGAATTGATACGACGAGTCTCGAGACATTTGCCCGAAACACACTCTAATTATCATCTTGCGCAATTAATGTTAGATGCGGTGTTTATTTACGAGGGAACGACATGA